One window from the genome of Pseudomonadota bacterium encodes:
- a CDS encoding DnaB-like helicase C-terminal domain-containing protein translates to MTEPPRPEVIREAEASVVGALLQDPHCLPPGDLAAHHFANPDHGAAMDAIREMVRDGVGVDAVTVADRIGGIHLAALVECQMAAPPPTNAPAYAAIVHAGWQARECRQIAADLANGADARLARKRLEGLTRAHRADRIKPLGDAALQAVVLATRGSQGISTGVSKFDAGTGGLHPGDLTIMAARPRMGKTALGVQLGVHMATQGTPVLIVSAEMSGIQLAQRAMALLDRRVNVASIRTGRGIDHEALRDAAGRLGTLPITIDDRPAPSIEDVETSVREAHQREGARVVILDYLQRVRGTVTEAKRLEIGEIAQRLKALARELDIAVLALAQVSRTIDTRPMNGNEMGRMPGLSDLAESGTLEAEADVVSFLYRPSVYGDYDPGTAYLSVAKNRHGGEGLIKLSWHPRQMRFVDWRPPMASPTAGAA, encoded by the coding sequence ATGACTGAGCCCCCGAGACCGGAAGTGATCCGGGAAGCCGAGGCATCCGTTGTCGGCGCCCTCCTCCAGGATCCCCACTGCCTGCCTCCGGGTGACCTGGCCGCCCACCACTTCGCGAACCCCGATCACGGCGCAGCCATGGACGCCATCCGCGAGATGGTGCGGGACGGCGTGGGCGTCGACGCGGTCACGGTCGCCGACCGCATTGGTGGCATCCACCTCGCCGCGCTCGTGGAGTGCCAGATGGCGGCACCGCCACCAACCAACGCGCCCGCGTATGCCGCAATCGTTCACGCCGGGTGGCAGGCGCGCGAATGCCGTCAGATTGCAGCTGACCTAGCGAATGGCGCCGATGCGCGCCTGGCCAGGAAGCGTCTAGAGGGGCTCACACGGGCCCATCGTGCAGACCGAATCAAGCCTCTGGGAGATGCCGCGCTGCAGGCCGTAGTGCTCGCTACCCGCGGGAGCCAAGGCATCAGCACAGGCGTTTCGAAGTTCGATGCTGGAACGGGAGGGCTGCATCCGGGAGATCTCACGATCATGGCCGCGAGGCCTCGCATGGGGAAGACGGCGCTCGGCGTGCAGCTGGGTGTGCACATGGCCACGCAGGGAACCCCGGTGCTCATCGTCAGCGCCGAGATGTCTGGTATTCAGCTGGCCCAACGTGCGATGGCGCTGCTGGACCGCAGGGTAAACGTCGCGAGCATCCGCACAGGTAGGGGCATCGATCACGAGGCCCTGAGGGACGCGGCAGGCCGGCTAGGTACGCTCCCAATCACGATTGACGATAGGCCTGCTCCCTCGATCGAGGACGTGGAGACCAGCGTCCGCGAAGCTCACCAGCGCGAGGGTGCACGCGTGGTGATCCTCGATTATCTGCAGCGGGTTCGTGGCACCGTGACAGAAGCGAAGCGCTTGGAAATTGGCGAGATCGCTCAGCGTCTGAAGGCGCTGGCCCGAGAGCTCGACATTGCAGTGCTGGCGCTGGCCCAGGTTAGTCGCACGATCGATACCCGCCCGATGAACGGCAACGAGATGGGACGTATGCCTGGGCTGTCTGATTTAGCTGAGAGCGGCACGCTCGAGGCGGAGGCGGATGTCGTCTCGTTCCTGTACCGCCCGAGCGTTTACGGTGACTACGACCCGGGCACCGCCTACCTCAGCGTGGCTAAGAACCGACATGGCGGCGAGGGCCTCATCAAACTCTCCTGGCATCCCCGTCAGATGCGGTTCGTCGACTGGCGGCCTCCCATGGCCTCTCCCACTGCGGGTGCTGCGTGA
- a CDS encoding phage terminase small subunit P27 family produces the protein MGARGRKPLPANIHRIKGTKPRTRDQQETETDLVPVEIPDPPAFLEGYALEEWHEITPELHALGLISRIDRAALAQYCEAWGHYRTAAEELRRRVQEVGFSAYTQETKQGTQRPSVEVDLVRKFWDDARKMLAEFGFTPSARVRVKPNPKETEDDTQAKIAATYFD, from the coding sequence ATGGGCGCACGAGGACGGAAGCCGCTCCCGGCCAACATCCACCGAATCAAGGGCACCAAGCCCCGCACGAGGGATCAGCAGGAGACTGAGACGGACCTGGTGCCGGTTGAGATTCCCGACCCCCCAGCGTTCCTGGAGGGGTATGCCCTCGAGGAGTGGCACGAGATCACACCCGAGCTCCATGCGCTGGGGTTGATCTCGCGTATCGATAGGGCCGCGCTGGCGCAGTACTGCGAAGCCTGGGGTCACTACCGCACTGCGGCCGAGGAGCTGAGGAGACGGGTCCAGGAAGTGGGGTTCTCTGCCTACACGCAGGAAACCAAGCAGGGGACGCAGCGACCAAGCGTCGAGGTCGATCTGGTCCGAAAGTTCTGGGATGACGCTCGCAAGATGCTCGCTGAGTTCGGCTTCACCCCGTCCGCTCGCGTACGCGTCAAACCCAACCCCAAGGAAACAGAAGACGATACGCAGGCCAAGATCGCCGCTACGTACTTCGACTGA